One window of the Rosa rugosa chromosome 3, drRosRugo1.1, whole genome shotgun sequence genome contains the following:
- the LOC133737579 gene encoding probable protein phosphatase 2C 11 codes for MIFARFLTGSYNAKFNYGFSSFKGKRPSMEDYFEAKISDVDGQMVAFFGVFDGHGGSRTAKYLKENIFNNLSGHPEFIKDTKIAIVEVFKQTNVEYINEEKGDQKDTGSTASTALLLGDRLFIANVGDSRVVAGRAGSAIALSNDHKPDRSDERQRIEEAGGFVMWAGTWRVGGVLAVSRSFGDKVLKPFVVADPEIHEEEINGVDFIIIASDRLWNVISNNDVVAIVQDINEVEEASRTLVEEAYARGSSDNITCVVVRFNTLESPGGSNSSSV; via the exons ATGATCTTTGCGCG TTTTCTCACTGGGAGCTATAATGCAAAGTTCAACTACGGATTTTCCAGTTTCAAGGGTAAAAGACCTTCTATGGAGGATTATTTTGAGGCAAAGATATCAGATGTTGATGGACAAATGGTTGCCTTTTTTGGTGTTTTCGATG GTCATGGAGGCTCAAGAACTGCAAAATACCTGAAAGAGAACATTTTCAACAATTTAAGTGGTCACCCAGAATTTATCAAAGACACAAAGATAGCTATTG TTGAAGTATTTAAACAGACAAATGTTGAATACATCAATGAAGAGAAAGGTGATCAAAAAGACACTGGCTCAACTGCATCAACCGCTTTGTTGTTAGGGGATCGGCTTTTCATTGCAAATGTTGGTGATTCAAGAGTAGTCGCCGGGAGAGCTGGTTCAG CTATCGCCTTGTCCAATGACCATAAACCTGATAGATCTGACGAACGTCAAAGAATTGAAGAGGCCGGAGGTTTTGTTATGTGGGCAG GAACATGGAGGGTTGGTGGTGTTCTTGCTGTTTCCCGTTCATTTGGTGACAAAGTACTTAAACCATTTGTTGTTGCGGACCCAGAAATTCAT GAAGAAGAGATTAATGGCGTAGATTTCATAATTATCGCAAGTGATAGACTTTGGAATGTCATATCAAACAAT GATGTGGTGGCTATAGTGCAGGATATTAACGAAGTAGAAGAAGCATCTAGAACACTCGTTGAAGAAGCTTACGCGCGAGGGAGCTCAGACAACATAACTTGTGTTGTTGTCCGATTTAATACTTTAGA atcaccaggaggttcaaactcttcctct